A section of the Microbulbifer pacificus genome encodes:
- a CDS encoding DUF2750 domain-containing protein → MSNDDLKAILEMDDESRYDYFIGMVGEEREVWILVNDDEQFLKLHSDDQDAVEYLPLWPLEAFAEEYAKGETGLKPRGIPLPQFLNRWLPGLGKDGISVGVFPGADDSVWIIEAGELEQDLRDELAQF, encoded by the coding sequence ATGAGCAATGACGACCTGAAAGCCATCCTCGAAATGGACGATGAATCCCGCTATGACTATTTCATTGGAATGGTTGGCGAAGAGCGGGAGGTGTGGATTCTGGTGAACGATGACGAGCAGTTCCTGAAGCTGCACAGCGACGACCAGGACGCGGTGGAGTATCTGCCACTGTGGCCGCTGGAGGCGTTCGCAGAAGAGTACGCCAAGGGCGAGACCGGCCTTAAGCCCCGCGGTATCCCCCTGCCCCAGTTCCTCAACCGCTGGCTGCCGGGATTGGGCAAGGACGGGATTTCCGTAGGGGTATTCCCCGGCGCCGATGACAGTGTGTGGATCATCGAGGCCGGGGAACTGGAGCAAGACCTGCGGGACGAACTCGCGCAATTCTGA
- a CDS encoding DUF4862 family protein yields MTGFYVGAYATAPVTQSWDPEVQTAYFNGLKALLGVRGLEHPFTGTLHGQDDTWFLANVDPGWDFVFTGIPGVMGCLGEDASFGIASSAEAGRQAALAFYQQARQAILKLNRHLGRQAVQVMMLHTAPRPAEGVRPDVAALVASLEEMVSWDWDGAALVIEHCDTKVEGKVPSKGFLTIESEIEAITAVNRKTGSQIGLCINWGRSALEARSVDGPVRHIEAARAAGLLKGLMFSGVSGAEGPYGSWQDTHMPPAGEASSGAFEPCSMLNEVEFRRCLEAADPQALDYMGIKIGVRPESLDTAGRLAYIESALNMLQRAAG; encoded by the coding sequence ATGACGGGTTTTTACGTGGGCGCCTATGCGACGGCCCCGGTGACACAATCCTGGGACCCGGAGGTCCAGACGGCCTACTTCAACGGCCTGAAGGCGCTCCTAGGGGTTCGCGGGCTGGAGCATCCGTTTACCGGTACGCTGCACGGGCAGGACGACACGTGGTTTCTGGCAAACGTAGATCCGGGTTGGGATTTCGTGTTTACCGGTATCCCGGGGGTGATGGGGTGCCTGGGAGAGGATGCGAGCTTCGGCATCGCCTCCAGCGCGGAAGCGGGCCGGCAGGCGGCGCTGGCGTTTTACCAACAGGCGCGGCAGGCCATCCTCAAGCTCAACCGCCACCTGGGGCGGCAGGCGGTGCAGGTGATGATGCTCCACACCGCTCCGCGCCCGGCAGAGGGTGTGCGCCCGGATGTGGCGGCACTGGTCGCGTCGCTGGAAGAGATGGTGTCCTGGGACTGGGATGGCGCCGCCCTGGTGATCGAACACTGCGATACCAAGGTTGAAGGCAAGGTGCCGTCCAAGGGCTTCCTGACGATCGAATCCGAGATTGAAGCCATCACCGCAGTAAACCGTAAAACCGGTAGCCAAATTGGCCTGTGCATCAACTGGGGCCGCTCGGCGCTGGAGGCGCGCAGCGTGGATGGACCGGTGCGGCACATTGAGGCCGCGCGCGCGGCCGGGCTGTTGAAAGGGCTGATGTTCTCCGGTGTCTCCGGCGCAGAAGGGCCCTACGGCAGCTGGCAGGACACCCATATGCCGCCCGCGGGGGAGGCCAGTTCCGGTGCGTTTGAACCGTGCTCCATGCTCAACGAGGTGGAGTTCCGCCGCTGCTTGGAAGCCGCGGACCCGCAGGCGCTCGACTATATGGGCATCAAGATCGGGGTGCGCCCGGAATCCCTGGATACCGCTGGGCGACTCGCCTATATCGAAAGCGCGCTGAACATGCTGCAGCGCGCGGCCGGCTAA